DNA sequence from the Vicinamibacterales bacterium genome:
CGCGCGTCACGCTCGACCCGCGCCATCAACTCCTTGGGATACGCCGGCGGGTTCAGCACGTAGCGCTCGTGGAACGGCGCCCGCGGGTCGTAGGGCATGACGTGCACATGCTCCTGCCCGACGACGTAGCAGCGGAAGTACTCCTTGAAGTTGACGCCGCGCTGCAGCGTCATGCACAACGTCCGGGTCTGGTCGTAGGCCTCGAAGAATTCCTCGCGCGTGTTGATCTTGTAGACGTCGCGCCAGCCGCCGCCGTCGAACGGCTTCAGGAACGCCGGGAAGCCGACGTACTCGAAGATGGCCGCCCAGTCGAGCGGGTAGCGGAGGTTGCGCATCGAGCGCTCGGTAGTGCCGGTCGGATGTTCCTTGTGCGGCAGCAGCACCGTGGGCGGAACGGCGACGCCCAGCTTGGTGGCGAGGGCGTAGTTGAAGAACTTGTCGTCGGCGCTCCACCAGAACGGGTTGTTGATGACCCGGGTGCCGCAGAGCGCGGCGTTCTTGAGATACGCGCGGTAGTAGGGAATGTCGTGCGAGATGCGGTCGACGATCACGTCGTAGCCGCACGGTTCGGCCATGCGGACGTCGCCGATTTGCACGAATTCCGCCGACACGCCGGCCACGTTCATGGCGGTAATGCGCTCGACGAGCGCGCCGGGAAACGTGTTTTCCATTCCGAACAGGACGCCGATTTTTTTCATAAGGGAACTCTGGGCATCTTACGGCAAATACGCCTGCGCCATCGGCCGCCAGTATGGCCAGTCGTGCCTGGAGTCGTTCCAGACATGCAGCGCATGCGGAATGCCCTTGGCGCGCATGATCGCCGAGAACTGCTCGTTGGGGGCGCGGCAAATGTCGTGGTCGCCGGTGACGATCACCCACTTGTTCCGCCGGAACTGATCCAGGTAGTACGCTTCCGACAGCCCGGGCAGGAACGACGGCGGGTTCAGGAAGTAGCAGTCTTCGTCGTGATAGCCGTCGAGGAACTGCGAGATGTCGAAGGCGCCGCCCATGGTGACGCACGACGTGAAGGTGTAGGGATGGCGCAACGCCAGCACCATGGCGTGGTAGGCGCCGAAGCTGCAGCCGGTCACGCCGATGCCGTCGTGCCGCGTCAGGTGGCGCACGAGCGGCACCACCTCGTTGAGGATGTAGTCCTCGTAATGCAGGTGCCGTTCGACGCGGTGGCGCGGGTGAATCTTCCTGCAGTACCAGCTTTCGCTGTCCACCGACGGCACGCAGAACAGGCGCAGCCGGCCATGCTCCAGCTTGTCGGCGAGCGCGCCGATCATCCCGCGGTCCTCGTACTCGAAGAACGCGCCCATCGACGAAGGAAAGACGATGACCGGCGGGCCGTCGTGCCCGAAGATCAGCATCTCCATGTCGCGGTTCAGCGAACGCGAGAACCATTTATGGTGGTCGCGAGTCATGCACCCAGAAACATATACTGATCGTGCCGCCCGATGCACTCTCCGAACGCCACGCTCCGCCAGCACGATCAGTTCCATTCCGCATTCCTGCCGGACGATCGCGACGTGGTGGTGTGGCTGCCGCCGGGCTACGACGAGGGCGCCGGCGATCGGCGGTATCCCGTGCTCTACATGCACGATGGTCAGAACCTGTTCGACCCCGACACCGCGTTCCAGCCGGGCGAGCACTGGCGGCTCGGCGAAACCGCCGCCGAGCTGATCGCGGCGGCGCGGCTCGAGCCGTTGATCATCGTCGGCGTCTACAACACCGGCGAGACCCGCCTGCACGAATACACCCCGACCAACGACGTCGATCGCGGCGGCGGCCTGGCCGGCGACTACGGCCGGCTGATGGTCGAGGAATTGAAGCCGTTCATCGACCGCACCTACCGGACCCTGCCGGACGCCGCGCATACCGGGCTGGGCGGCTCATCGCTGGGTGGCTTGGTGACGCTGCACCTCGGCTTCGCGCACCCCGGCGTGTTCAGCCGCCTCGCCGTGCTGTCGCCGTCGGTGTGGTGGGACCGCCGCGCGATTCTCAAGACCGTGCGGCAGGCCCGGCCGAAGCCAAAACTGCGCCTGTGGGTGGACATGGGCACCGCCGAAGGGCGGAGCGGACTGGATGACGCGCGGCTGCTGAAGGCGGCGCTGGTCGGTGCGGGATTCGTCGAAGGCGTGGACCTGCACTACGCGGAATACGAGGGCGCGACGCACAGCGAAGGGGCGTGGGCGGCGCGGGTGGGCCCGATGCTGAAATGGCTGTTCCCTCCAGTAAGCTGAGCCAGATGCCGAAGTGGGACGAGATCGCCCGGCTGGCCGGGGGCGCGGGTGGGATCGCCGGCGCCACTGTCGTCTACGCGCGCTGGCTGCAGGTGTCCAACACCACCACGGTCGCAATGACGTTTTTGCTGATCGTGCTGGTGGTGGCCGCCACCTCGCGCTTCTGGGTGGCCGCCGTCACGTCGGTCCTGGCGATGCTCAGCTTCAACTACTTCTTCCTGCCGCCCGTCGGCACCTGGACGGTCGCCGATCCCCAGAACTGGGTGGCCCTGTTTGCGTTTCTGGCGGTGAGCCTGGTGGCCAGCAACCTGTCGTCGCAGGCGCGCGCACGCACGCATGAAGCCCGCTCGCGCCGCGACGAAGTGGCACGGCTGTTCGACCTCAGCCGGGAAGTGCTGCTGACCACCGAGGGCCGCGAGGCCATCTCGGCGCTGGCGCGATCGATCGCCCGGCGCTTCGACCTGGCCTACGTGGCGATTGCGCTGCCGCGGGGCGCCGAATGGGAGCTGTTCGAGGCAGGCCCGTTGACCATCGCGCTCGACACCAACCCGCTCTCCCTCGCCTTTGCCGGCGCGCAAGGCGGCCTCGAGTTCGATGCTTACGAGCGCACCTACTCCGGACATCGCACGATGACCGTCGGAGACCACGTGGTGCGGCTGGTGCCGCTGCGCGTGGGCACCAAACCGATTGGGCTGATGGCGGCGACCGGACGCCCGGTGGAGCCCGGCACGCTCGACGCGCTGGCTGCCGTGGTGGCCATTGCCATCGAGCGGGCGTCGCTGCTTGACGAACGCAAGGCCGCGGAGGTGGCCCGCCGCGGCGAGGAACTGAAGACAACGCTCCTGGCCTCGCTCGGCCACGACCTGCGGACGCCGTTGACGGCCATTCGCGTCGCCGCCAGCAACCTGCAATCGCCGGACCTCGGTCCCGATCGTCTCCGCGAACAGAGCACCCTCATCCTCGAAGAGGCAGAGCGGCTCGGCCGGTTGTTCGAGAACATCATCGAGATGGCCCGCATCGACTCCGGGGCGGTGGCGACCGAGCTGCGCTGGGTCCACCCGTCTGAGGTCATCACCGCGGCGCGTGGGCAGGTCGAGCGCGTGATGCAAGGCCACAAGGTCGAGGTCGTGGTCGACCCGGACACGCCGGTGATGATCGATCCGCGGCTGACCGCGTCGGCGATCGCCCACGTGCTGGAGAACGCCGCCCAGTACGCGCCGGCGCAGTCGGTCATTGCCGTGCACACCGCGGTCACTGCTGAAGGCCTGGTCGTGAGCATTCGCGATCATGGCCCTGGCATCGCGCCGGCGGACCTGCCACGCCTGTTCGATCGCTTCTACCGCGGCGGCGCGGCCAAGGCACACACCTCGGGCACCGGGATGGGCCTGTCGATTGCCCGCGGGCTGCTGGCGGCCGAGCAGGGCCGCATCTGGGGAGAGAATTGCGCCGATGGCGGCGCGCAGTTCACCATGGTCGTCCCGGCCGAGGCACGACCGCTGTCATGACGAGAATCCCGCGCATCCTGCTCGTGGACGATGAGGTGTCGATTCAGCGGTCGCTGGCACCGCTCCTGCAGTCGCATGGCTACGACGTGGAGATTGCGGGGACTGGGCAGCTCGCGCTGACGGCGGCCGCCGATCATCCGCCGGATCTGGTCGTGCTCGACCTCGGCCTGCCCGACCTCGACGGCACGGAAGTGTGCCGTCGCATCCGCGAGGAGTCGAAGGTGCCGATCATCATCCTGTCGGCGCGCGATCGCGAAGCCGACAAGGTGCGCGCGCTCGATCTTGGCGCCGACGATTTCGTCACCAAGCCGTTCGGGCCGGAAGAACTGCTGGCGCGCATTCGCGTCGCCCTTCGCCGCGCCATGGCGGCGGACGACGAAGCGACCGGTCAATTGCAGGCAGGCGACTTGACGATCGACTACGACCGGCGCCGCGTCGTCCGCGGCGACGACGAGATTCGCCTCACGCCGAAGGAGTTCGAACTGCTGTCGCTGCTGGCCCGGAACCACGACCGCGTTCTGACCCATCGCGCCATCCTCAAGGCGGTGTGGGGGCCCAACGCGGTCAACCAGCCCGAGCACCTGTGGGCGCTGGTCGCCCAGCTGCGAAAGAAGATCGAACCCGATCCCACCGCGCCACGCTATCTCCTTAGTGAGCCGTGGGTTGGTTACCGGTTCACCACCGCCGCCCAGGATTCTTAGGACTTTTTCAGGAACCTTTTGGCCCGTTCTGAGGCCTGACTTCCTATCGTGGAGTCAGGAGTTCACGAGTCATGGTTCGCTTGAGTTGCTACGTCGCTCTCTTTCTTTGCATCGCCACGCTTGCCCACGCGCAGGAACCGGCGGCGGCGCCAGCCCCCTCCGATCCCTTCGAGCACGTCGTCTTTGGCGTCGGCCTTGAAGGCTTCTACCAGTACAACGCCAACAAACCGTACGACCGCACCAACCTGTTGCGCGCCTACGACACGCGCGCGAACGTGTTTGGCATTCAGCAGGCGAACGTCATCGTCGAGAGTGTGCCGGCCGTGGACAAGGGCCGCCGCTTCGGCGCGCGCGTTGACCTGCAGTTCGGCCAGGCCACTGAGACGGTGCAGGGCGGCGCCGCTAACGAGCCGCGACCCGATGCGTATCGCCACGTGTGGCAGGCCTACGGCACCTACGTGTTCCCGGTCGGCCGCGGCTTGCAGACCGACTTCGGCAAGTTCGCGTCGAACCTCGGCTACGAGACCAACTACGCGAAAGACAACAATCAGTTCTCGCGCGCGTACCTGTTCAACTTCCTGCCGTTCTACCATTCGGGGCTTCGCGCCACCCTTCCGCTCAGCGACCAGGTGACAGTGATGTACATGCTGACCAACGGCATCCAGCAGACCGAGGACTTCAACAACTTCAAGAGCAGTCACTTCGCGGCCATCGTCAAGCCCACCGGCAGCGTGGCGTGGACGACGAGCTATTACTTCGGCCAGGAGCAGCCCGACGGCTTCGCGCCGGACGGCCCCGACGGATTCTTCCGCGTGATCGACAGCTACATCAGCTACACCGCTACGCCAAAGGCGAGCTTCGGGATTGACGTGAACTACGTGACCAACGAGGTGAACAAGGCCGATCCGGAGTTGTCGCTTCAGGGCGTCGGTGCCTATGCGCGCTACCAGATCAGC
Encoded proteins:
- a CDS encoding alpha/beta hydrolase-fold protein gives rise to the protein MTRDHHKWFSRSLNRDMEMLIFGHDGPPVIVFPSSMGAFFEYEDRGMIGALADKLEHGRLRLFCVPSVDSESWYCRKIHPRHRVERHLHYEDYILNEVVPLVRHLTRHDGIGVTGCSFGAYHAMVLALRHPYTFTSCVTMGGAFDISQFLDGYHDEDCYFLNPPSFLPGLSEAYYLDQFRRNKWVIVTGDHDICRAPNEQFSAIMRAKGIPHALHVWNDSRHDWPYWRPMAQAYLP
- a CDS encoding alpha/beta hydrolase-fold protein, coding for MHSPNATLRQHDQFHSAFLPDDRDVVVWLPPGYDEGAGDRRYPVLYMHDGQNLFDPDTAFQPGEHWRLGETAAELIAAARLEPLIIVGVYNTGETRLHEYTPTNDVDRGGGLAGDYGRLMVEELKPFIDRTYRTLPDAAHTGLGGSSLGGLVTLHLGFAHPGVFSRLAVLSPSVWWDRRAILKTVRQARPKPKLRLWVDMGTAEGRSGLDDARLLKAALVGAGFVEGVDLHYAEYEGATHSEGAWAARVGPMLKWLFPPVS
- a CDS encoding DUF4118 domain-containing protein, which encodes MPKWDEIARLAGGAGGIAGATVVYARWLQVSNTTTVAMTFLLIVLVVAATSRFWVAAVTSVLAMLSFNYFFLPPVGTWTVADPQNWVALFAFLAVSLVASNLSSQARARTHEARSRRDEVARLFDLSREVLLTTEGREAISALARSIARRFDLAYVAIALPRGAEWELFEAGPLTIALDTNPLSLAFAGAQGGLEFDAYERTYSGHRTMTVGDHVVRLVPLRVGTKPIGLMAATGRPVEPGTLDALAAVVAIAIERASLLDERKAAEVARRGEELKTTLLASLGHDLRTPLTAIRVAASNLQSPDLGPDRLREQSTLILEEAERLGRLFENIIEMARIDSGAVATELRWVHPSEVITAARGQVERVMQGHKVEVVVDPDTPVMIDPRLTASAIAHVLENAAQYAPAQSVIAVHTAVTAEGLVVSIRDHGPGIAPADLPRLFDRFYRGGAAKAHTSGTGMGLSIARGLLAAEQGRIWGENCADGGAQFTMVVPAEARPLS
- a CDS encoding response regulator transcription factor, producing the protein MTRIPRILLVDDEVSIQRSLAPLLQSHGYDVEIAGTGQLALTAAADHPPDLVVLDLGLPDLDGTEVCRRIREESKVPIIILSARDREADKVRALDLGADDFVTKPFGPEELLARIRVALRRAMAADDEATGQLQAGDLTIDYDRRRVVRGDDEIRLTPKEFELLSLLARNHDRVLTHRAILKAVWGPNAVNQPEHLWALVAQLRKKIEPDPTAPRYLLSEPWVGYRFTTAAQDS
- a CDS encoding outer membrane beta-barrel protein — its product is MVRLSCYVALFLCIATLAHAQEPAAAPAPSDPFEHVVFGVGLEGFYQYNANKPYDRTNLLRAYDTRANVFGIQQANVIVESVPAVDKGRRFGARVDLQFGQATETVQGGAANEPRPDAYRHVWQAYGTYVFPVGRGLQTDFGKFASNLGYETNYAKDNNQFSRAYLFNFLPFYHSGLRATLPLSDQVTVMYMLTNGIQQTEDFNNFKSSHFAAIVKPTGSVAWTTSYYFGQEQPDGFAPDGPDGFFRVIDSYISYTATPKASFGIDVNYVTNEVNKADPELSLQGVGAYARYQISGPSALALRYERLDDQGLFGGIEQVLQELTATVEYKFADGFLVRGEFRRDWSNQRFFTGARPDDLSDHQNTALVGLVWWFGNKQGAW